One segment of Anastrepha obliqua isolate idAnaObli1 chromosome 3, idAnaObli1_1.0, whole genome shotgun sequence DNA contains the following:
- the LOC129241415 gene encoding ankyrin-3: MGQVFRSGSALLSHRDGHKVTKATEARIQTLFEILRANPKVSIHTLESLLLQIPKNETILIIHDECGYNILQRSVGLNHIELTKWLLHRHRPDVNRSPCSLPLHIACLKGYEECVELLLKHGARIDTDSRMCFPGVHSHNCEESGKYHGNNDDVGATPNVCERAHTKLQNAVCYAIDGDQINVLNILAQKMEDPWVPFRVKKPLLHLACERGAWNCVQQLVMTRSEEINLIKDEYYPIHQAVLHEGRFLELLIQHGAVTTVRTCTQQMTLLHVVIFAARKSAEDTLSTLRILLERGCKELINEPDSLGNTPLHALIVRYALEEARYGYDKWSKWDVLHLVRFLLQNGAKSSINQTGNSALACVFRHVRDWEVCFELLNMLIKEDGDPNIVGRDGSVPIMVLLVPLINKDQLHHFTHSMKVCYLNCIRILLQYGANPNCSYRSNLTPLHVLVFTVSENFTLNCDAQKRTNFDFIKNILLLLLQHGLDCNQTYPHILQAVCDMVQNVRNCSDMQCIYELTLTLIQYGADPNIVLSGQATTGSAIFSNEIASFGEALCSGGSGANSNGGVAGSSSGGESSFRNSFRTHSRYLLFYYIILITKKEFILNDPALTFTRIIHLFFLTMHHGPLYNCLKSLHNFYVAQVPNKKTEQLISLISSLYRKPRSLKQMARIAIYEAVNRKLAQNVNRLNLPGPLKEYVLQFER, encoded by the exons atGGGTCAGGTGTTTCGATCAGGGTCAGCATTGCTTTCACATCGCGACGGTCATAAAGTAACCAAGGCCACAGAAGCACGTATTCAGACTCTTTTCGAAATACTGCGGGCTAATCCGAAAGTATCCATCCACACTTTGGAGAGCCTTTTGCTGCAAATTCCAAAG aacgAAACTATTTTGATAATACACGATGAATGCGGGTACAATATACTGCAGCGTAGTGTAGGCCTTAACCACATCGAACTCACCAAGTGGTTGTTACACCGGCATCGGCCAGATGTTAATCGTAGTCCCTGTTCACTGCCATTGCATATAGCTTGTTTGAAGGGATACGAAGAATGTGTTGAATTACTTCTAAAGCATGGGGCGCGCATCGACACCGATTCACGCATGTGCTTTCCAGGTGTACATTCGCACAACTGTGAAGAAAGTGGCAAGTATCATGGTAATAATGATGATGTGGGAGCTACGCCAAATGTATGCGAACGTGCTCATACAAAACTGCAGAATGCTGTTTGCTACGCCATAGATGGCGACCAGATAAATGTGCTAAACATATTGGCACAAAAAATGGAAGATCCTTGG GTACCCTTTCGAGTTAAAAAACCGCTACTGCATTTAGCATGCGAGCGTGGAGCCTGGAATTGTGTACAACAACTGGTTATGACTCGTTCGGAAGAGATTAATTTGATTAAAGACGAATATTATCCTATTCATCAGGCTGTGCTGCATGAGGGACGTTTTTTGGAGCTTCTCATACAACACGGTGCTGTGACGACTGTACGCACGTGTACGCAACAAATGACACTTTTGCACGTTG TTATTTTTGCAGCGCGCAAATCTGCTGAAGATACCTTAAGTACCTTACGTATTTTATTGGAGCGCGGATGTAAGGAACTCATCAACGAACCTGACTCTCTAGGCAATACACCACTTCATGCCTTGATAGTGCGCTATGCCCTAGAGGAGGCCCG CTATGGCTATGACAAGTGGAGCAAGTGGGATGTGCTGCACCTGGTGCGTTTCCTGCTGCAAAACGGCGCAAAGAGTTCGATTAATCAAACCGGCAATAGCGCGCTGGCATGTGTCTTTCGACATGTACGCGACTGGGAAGTGTGTTTTGAATTGCTGAACATGCTAATCAAAGAAGACGGCGATCCGAATATTGTGGGACGTGATGGTTCAGTACCTATAATGGTATTGCTTGTACCGTTAATTAATAAGGACCAACTGCACCATTTTACACACTCTATGAAG GTGTGCTACTTGAATTGCATTCGAATACTACTGCAATATGGCGCCAATCCAAATTGCTCGTATCGCTCAAATTTAACACCGCTACATGTTTTGGTATTTACCGTTAGTGAAAACTTTACGCTTAATTGTGATGCACAAAAACGAACAAATTTCGACTttattaagaatatactgttgttattattgcaacACGGTCTCGACTGCAATCAAACATATCCGCACATACTACAAGCCGTATGTGATATGGTACAAAATGTGCGCAACTGCTCCGACATGCAATGCATCTACGAGTTGACCCTCACGCTCATACAGTACGGTGCTGATCCTAATATAGTGCTCAGTGGTCAGGCGACCACAGGAAGTGCCATATTCTCCAACGAAATTGCCAGCTTTGGCGAAGCGCTCTGTAGTGGCGGCAGTGGGGCCAATAGCAATGGCGGCGTAGCCGGATCCAGCAGTGGTGGTGAAAGCTCGTTTCGCAATTCGTTTCGTACACACTCACGTTACctgcttttttattatataattttaattacaaagaAAGAGTTTATTCTTAATGATCCAGCACTGACCTTTACACGCATTATACATTTGTTTTTCTTGACGATGCATCATGGACCATTATACAATTGCCTTAAGTCGTTGCATAACTTTTACGTGGCGCAAGTGCCAAATAAAAAGACCGAACAATTGATATCGTTAATTTCTTCATTGTATCGCAAACCGCGCAGTCTTAAACAAATGGCTCGTATCGCCATCTACGAGGCGGTAAATCGGAAACTGGCACAGAATGTGAATCGGCTCAATTTACCAGGTCCGCTGAAAGAGTATGTTTTACAGTTCGAGAGATAA